In Pseudomonas grandcourensis, the DNA window GTTCAGAAAAGGTTTCAGCGAGGCGATTGCGTCGCGAAGCTGTTGGGGTTTAACGGCCAATACAATGACATCGCAGTTGGCAAATGTTGCGTCCGGAGTTTCGGTCGCATGTACACCCAGACGTGTTGCCAGGCGATTACGTGAGTTTTCAGACGGTACCGCGACACAAATAGATGTTGCCGGCACACCGCGTGAGATCAGGCCTTCCATCAAGGCGGAAGCCATGTTGCCTCCCCCAAGGAATCCAAAGGTAAGCGAGTCAAGAATGTTCTCGTTGTACGCCATCTACGTGAAACCTCTTTCGTGAACTTGATGCAGAAAGTCGAAGCGTTAGCGCTCAGGAGGAATCGGTTGCGCGCCTGATCTCATAGTTCCAATGCCGACCCATCGACAGACGAAGTCGTTCCACCACGTCGTTTCGCGATCAGCGTGTCCAACCAATCGCTGCGCATTTGCGGTACGGATTCGAGTAATTTTGAGGTGTATGGATGGCGCGTATTTGAGTCGAAAACCTCAGCGATAGGTCCACTGTCAACAGCTTTGCCTTTCTGCATCACGACAACCCTGTCACCCAATCGGCGGGCGGCATCAATATCGTGGGTAATAAATAGAATGGCGATCCCGGTTTCCCGTTGTACCTCACGCAGAAGCTCCAGCGTATGGGCCGCGACTATAGGATCTAGTGCAGCCGTCACCTCGTCGCAAATCAAAAGGTCAGGCTGGGCTGCAAGCGCGCGGGCAATGCAAACACGCTGTTTTTGCCCCCCCGACAATTGTGCTGGGAGTCGGTCTGCGCAATCGGCTGGCAAATACACGCGCTCCAGAAGCTGCATTACTTGCAGGCATGCTTGCTGATGAGAAACACCAAAATAGAAGCTCAGTGGCCGAGCAAGAATATCGCGTATTTTTTGCTGCGGATTGAGAGCCGTATCGGGAATCTGATGCACCATCTGGATGCGACGCAATTCATCACGGCTGCGCCGCAAGGCAAAGGGTGCAAGCGGTTCGTTACACAGATGGATAGAGCCCGCTGTCGGTGCCAGTTGGCCAACAATTGACTTGGCCAGTGTACTTTTACCACTGCCAGACTCGCCCACGACCACCAGGGTTTCTCCCGGCGCGATCGATAGGCTGACGTTATCCAACACTCGCATACGACCGTAGCTCACACTCAGATCGTTCACCACCAGCGTCACGTCATCCGCTCTGGGCGTACCGATAGTCGTCATGTGAGGTCTCATCTGTACGCTGACCAATTCGCGTGTGTACGGTGCCTGCGGTGCATGGAGGATTTTTTCCGCTGCTCCCGTCTCTTCTACGCGCCCCTTTCTCATGACCATGATGCGATCTGCGGTCTGCGCGACCACGGACAAGTCATGAGTAATGTGAAGCGCCGCAGTACCACGCTCACGGATCAACTTGCGCAACGTTTCCAGAACTTCTACCTGAGTAGTAACGTCCAGTGCCGTTGTCGGTTCGTCCAGAACCAGGATATCCGGCTCTCCTGCCATCGTCATCGCTGCCATTGCTCGTTGAAGTTGGCCGCCAGACACCTCATGGGGATATCGGTCGCCGAATGTGTTCGGAGAAGGAAGATCAATGGTCCGGAACAGCTCAATGGCTCGGCGCCGTGCCTCTTGGCGGGAGCATAGCCCGTGCCGAACCGGTACATCGCACACTTGATCCATGATTGGCCGTGATGGATTGAAAGCGGCCGTCGCACTCTGCGCGTAATAGGCAATCCGACGACCACGCAACTTCTGTCTTTGCTCGAGCGACAAGGCAAACAGATCCATGCCGTCGAAAAAAACATGTCCGCCAGCGATGTGACATCCGGGGCGCACGTAGCCCAAAGCGGTCAAGCCGAGCGTCGACTTACCAGCTCCGGACTCGCCAATAAGTCCGAGAACCTCACCAGGTCGTAGTTCCAGATTAATACCGTCGAGCAGCGTTACCTCTTCACCGCTATCTCGACGGGCAACGATGGACAGCTGTTCTATCCGCAGGATCGCGGGCTCTGAAAAACGGGAGCTCATTGTTCTTCTCCTACGGCAGGGCTGTTGCGAGAGATCAGCCAATCAGCAATCAAGTTGACGCCAATCGTCAGAAGCGCGATGGCAATTGCGGGAATTAACGGAGCTATCACGCCATAGGTAATGGCCTGCGCATTGTCACGCACCATACTGCCCCAATCCGCATTGGGTGGACGGATACCCAGCCCCAGGAAGCTCAATGCCGCGATGAACTGAAAGGCAAAACAAAAGCGCAGACCGAACTCCGCGATAATCGGCGGTAAAGAGTTGACCAACACTTCGCGCCGGATAATCCACCAAAGTCCCTCGCCTCGCAGCCTCGCTACCTGAACGAAATCCAGCGCGGCTACACCCATCGCGACAGAGCGTGTGATGCGAAACACGCGGGTTGATTCAAGAATGGCGATAGTGCCAATCAAAACCGGTATCGATGTGCCGAGCGCCGTCAGAATAATCAATGCGAGAACGAGTTGCGGCAACGACATGAGCAGATCAACCAAACGCGACAGAACCGCGTCGAGCCAGCCACCGGCAACGGCTGCCGCGATGCCAGAGGAAACACCAATCAGAAAGGAAATTGCAGTGATGGCAAGCGCTAATCCGATGGTTGTCCGTCCGCCATCGAGAAGGCGGGCCAACATATCTCGCCCAAGGTTATCGAGTCCGAGTGGATAAAACAGGCTGGGCGCATCCCACGTATCACCAACGATCTCATTGGGGCCATGACTCATGAACACTGGACCGAATGCGACGGCAAGGATGATGAATAGGGTGATGCCCATTCCCGCAAACGCGCGCGTTGGCACATATTGATTGGCAATGATCATTTGAGCGCTCCGCGCAAACGAGGGTTAGTGATAATGACAAGTAGGTCGGCTAACAAATTGATGAGCACGTAGGTCGCGCCGAAGATAAGCCCGCAGGCCTGGACGGTGGGGATGTCGCGCTTGCCGACTGCATCCACCATGTACTGGCCGATACCCGGATAGACGAAGATGGTTTCTACAACGATCACCCCTACGATCAGATAAGCCAGGTTAAGCGCCACAACGCTGATGAGCGGCGCCATCGCGTTGGGTAGTGCCTGTCGCAGCACAATGCTGCTGCGCGGTTCGCCCTTGAGAATGGCCATTTCTATATAGGGTTGCGACATGACGGACAGCACGGCGGTGCGGGTCATGCGCATCGTATAAGCCCAGACCATGGGTGCGAGCGTGAACGCCGGCAAGATGACGACCGACAACCGCTGCGTCAGATCCATGTCGGGCAAAACCATGGATATTGCGGAAAACCATCCCAGTTGCGTCGAGAAGACCAGAATCAGCAGATAACCGAACAGGAACTCTGGAATAGAGATCGCCGCAAGAGCGCCGATGTTGAGGAATGATCCGACACGCCCCTGGCTTTTTATCGCCGAAACGATGCCCAGAACAACCGCTAGGGGGATGGAAATAATCGCCGCCACCGCCGCCAATAGCAGTGTGTTCTCTAACCGGAAACGGATCTGGTCAATGATTGGCGCGCCGTTGGCCAGTGACAGGCCAAAGTCCCCATGCAACGCGTTGGACAGCCAGCTGAAATAGCGCAGTAACGCAGGTTGGTCGAGCCCTAATGTTTGCCGAAAGGCTCTGAGCGCCTCTTCGGTTGCGTCACGGCCCAACACTGCCGAGGCAACATCGCCGGGCAGGATCTGCGTGCTGGCAAAAACGACGGCCGAAAGAGCCAGCAGCGTGAGCAGACCGAGGCAGAACCTGCGTCCCAGCAAAGAGAGAAGCTGCGAATGAGCTCTTGGCTGTTTACCGTTCTCGAAAGGCTTGTTCGTGCTGTGACACGCAGGCGGCAACGGGGCTTCGTCGGATCTTGTTTTTTTCACACCCGTGTTCCTCATTTGAAGATATTATTGGACTTGTAAACTTTAACGATATAAACATTGTTTCATTGCTCACGCAAGAACCTGATCGACCCAAGAACATCGGCCCATATGAAATCCAAGAACAAGAGGAACTGACGATGAACGACAAACGGCGTGTGGATGAGTATTTGGAAGGGATGACCCGGCGAGGCGTACTCAAAGGCGCCGCAGTGCTTGGCCTGGGCCTTGGCCTTAATCTCTCCCTGCCATTCGCCCGGGCTGCGGAGCCGAAAAAGGGCGGGACCTTCCGGCTAGGCATGATTGAAGGTGAAACCACCGATACCCTCGACCCGCGGCTGACAGGCACGACCTATGCTGCCCATGTGAGCCTGCAGCTTCGCAACTGTCTGGTGGAAATTGGGCCCGATATGACACTGGTGCCCGAGTTGGCCGAGAGTTTCGAGCCGCAGGACAAGGGCGCAAAATGGGCCTTCAAGCTGCGCAGTGGCGTGACGTTCCACAATGGCAAGGCGATGTCGCCTGTAGATGTTATCTATTCGATGAACCTGCACCGGGGGGAGACCTCAACGTCGGGTGCGAAATCGCTGTTAGCGCAAGTCAAAGAAATCGCCTCCGATGGCGATACCGTGACCTTCACATTGTTCGAGCCCAACGCCGATTTCCCATTCGTTCTGGCCGACTATCACCTCGTGATCGTTCCCGACGGTACGACCAACTTCAAGGACGGCATGGGTACCGGCGGCTATGTTCTGGAATCGTTCCAGCCCGGTGTGTTGACCCGCGTACGGCGCAATCCCGATTACTGGAAACCCAACCGGGCGCATTTCGAATTTGTGGAAACGATCTCTATTCCCGATTCGGTCGGTCGCAACAATGCCCTTCTGGGCGGAGCCGTGGATGCCATCATCCAGACCGATCCCAAGACGGCCAATCTGCTGGCCAGCCGACGCGGCTACCAACTCATCGAAACCAAAGGCACCCAGCATGTCACGCTGGCCATGCGAACGGATCTGGCGCCCTTTGACAATGTTGACCTACGTCTGGCACTCAAACACGGCATTGACCGCGAACAACTGGTCAAGACCCTGCTCAAGGGGCACGGTGTGGTTGGCAATGATCATCCGATAGCCTCAGTCAATCGCTACCATGCCGATCATCTGACCCAACGTAGCTACGACCCAGACAAGGCAAAGTTTCATCTCAAGCGCTCAGGCCTAAGCGATCTGAAACTGACACTCGACGCCTCCGATGCAATTTTGGCTTTTGGTGTCGACATGGCGGCCATCTTCCAGCAAAGCGCGGCAAAAGCGGGTATCAATTTCGACATCCACCGCAACCCCACCGATGGCTACTGGGACAGCGTCTGGCTCGCCAAACCTTGGTTCGAAGGCTTCTGGGCCGGGCGACCAACTGCTGACTGGATGTTCACGCAAGGCTACGCCGCCGATGCGCGCTGGAACGAAGCGAAATGGAAAAATCCACGCTTCAACCAATTGCTTGTGGCCGCACGTGGAGAACTGGATGAAGGCACGCGCGCGCAAATGTACGGGGAAATGCAGGCGCTCTGTTCCGATGACGGAGGTTCGATCATCCCATTTTTTACCAACACCCTTGATGCTGCCACCGACAAGGTGCAGTTCGGGCAATTGTCATCAAACCTCGCTGGCGACGGCGCTCGTTGCGCCGAACGCTGGTGGTTTGCCTGAAGAAACACTTGGCTCGCGCCAATGGCTGGAAAAAATAACAACAGTGAGGACGTAAAAAAATGACACACGCAACTCCGTTAGGGACTGCCATGCTGATCGATCTTGAACAATATCCGATCACTGACCTGAAAAGCCCTGCGGCCCAGGCGCTGATCGCTCGCTGTCGCGAAAGCCTGGCCGCCCGTGGTGCCGTTCGCCTGGACGGATTCGTTCGTGCGGAGGCGATTCAGGTAATGGCCGAAGAGGCCCGAAATTTAGCCGCGAACGCTCATCAGCAGAACGATGATTTCACAGCCTACATCGGCCAAACTCTTCCCGACAGTTTGCCGCCCCATCACCCCTGCCGTAATTTGCAGCGTACAGCTCAGGCTGCCGTTGCCTATGATTTGATCGGCGACAGCACCGCCGTTCGCAGCTTTTATGAATCAGAAGATCTCACGACCTTCATCGGTGCAGTGCTGAGCAAGGAACGTTTTTATCGCAGCGCAGATCCCCTGGCGGCCTGCAATCTGGCTTACATCGGCGAAGGGCAGGAGCTTGGATGGCATTTCGATAGTTCTGAGTCTTCCGTAACACTGCAGATCCAGGCACCTCGTGAAGGCGGCGTATTCGAGTTCGTTCCGAATATTCGCACCGACACACAGGAGAATTTCGATGAGGTCGGTGCTGTTCTCATCGGCGGCGACAAGAATGTCGTGCGCTCTCCTTGCCAAGCTGGCACGCTTTCAATTTTTCGTGGGCATCACGCATTGCATCGTGTCACACCGGTTTTTGGAGAAACCCCAAGGGTTACCGCCGTTCTCACCTATGCAGAAGTACCGGATTTTCGGGTGAGTGACTATTCGCGAAAACTTTTCTACGGTCGTCTTGCTTGACCGAGAAGTGCCGAGCAATTATTTCCAGCAACAGTAAGGGCACCGCTTTGACTGAAAACCCGAGATCTCCCCCAACGTTGAACGATGTAGCGGCCCTGGCGGGGGTTTCCGCTCAGACAGTTTCCAATTATCTGACTGGACGTAACAAGCCGCGTAGCGCAAATCTTCAGCGCTTGGAGGCTGCGATCAAGGAGTTGGGTTACCGACCAAGCGCGGCTGCCCGTGCTTTGCGCCTCAAGCGATCCAATACGATCGCGTTGCTTTTGGAGGACGGCGCCGACAGCGCCGTCGAAAAGGCTCGGCAAAACTGGGAGCCTCTGCACGCCATGTTCCTTTACGGCGCGACGATGAAGGCCCGCGAGTTGGGCTATCGCATCACCATTGTTCTGACAGAGCAAGGGACGACCGAAGCCGAGGCGCAGCGATTGGTGCGTGAAGGCATGACAGATGCCTTGATCTGCAGTACCGAGGCCATGCCGGATGCACAACTGCGTCGACTGCAGAAGCTTGCCAGGACCGAAAACGTTCCCATCGCCATGCTGCAGGAATACCGTGTACATCCCGATATCTGTACCGTGGCTGCGGAAGATGAACATGGTGCGACGATGGTAGCAGAGCATTTTGCCGCCCTCGGTCACAAACGTGTTGCAGTCATGATCGTGCTCCCACTCTGGCCTGGCCCGATCCGGCGCCGCGACGGGTTCGAAATCGCAGCTCGCCGTCTAGGGCTTGAAGTGCAGGTATGGGAGTGTGAGCGCTACGATGCCGAGACGATCCGCACGTACGCGGCTAACCGCCTACAGCGTGAAGACAGCCCCACCGCGGTATTTGCAGTCAACGACATCATTGCGATCAACGTGATGAAGCAAGCAATCGATATGGGGCTAGAGGTCGGTCGGGATATCTCTGTTGTGGGCTTTAACGATCTTGATATCGCCTCGCAGGTCACGCCGCCTCTAACAACAATACGCACCCCGGCAGCCACAATGGGAGCGCGCGCTGTAGAGGTGCTGACCAATGCTCTTGGCGGACAACCACTTCCTCAAAGCACTACCTTGCCTGTCGAGTTCATCATTCGTGGTAGCTCCGGTCCCCCAATTAGACTTCAAGATTAAAAGCCGCTCCCCATCCCCGGAGGGGCATACCCTAGCCGCTGACTTCAAAAAATTAGGCTTCTGAGCGTGGGCTACGGCATTCGCTCAGAGTGGGCCGTTGGTGGTTGCGCCTAAATTCAGGCGAGTTGAAAACCCGACTTTTTCAACAGAATCGGCCGTTAACTGCCTCTCGCGAAAGACGACTTTGGCTCGTTTTCTTGACTATTGGGCTGGCAGCAGCGTCAGCGTGCCTTTGGTATTGGCCGCAACTTCCGACTCTTCGAAGTGCTGCGGCAGGTAGCCACCCTGGATATAGGTTTGCGCCTGATCTGCATAATGTCGATCGAACAGTACACCGCTCTGACCGACCGGATTGATGCCGAGGCTATGCGCCGGGTCGGCAAAGTCGATCAGGCGGCGGGTCGACGGGCCATAGACTACTTGCCAGGGTGCCGGGCCTACACGGGCTGAGAGGTTGTTCGGCGTCTCGTGACCACCAGGGGCGGCGAAGGGGCCAACGTTGAACAGCTTACCCAGCAGCTTTTGCTGGCCGAGCGGGTGACCATGGGTGAGAGTATGGGCCTTACCCCAACTCCAACTGGCCGGGTCATTACCCAGAGTTTGTTTGAGATGTGCGATGCTGGCCTGCCAGGCCTCTTTGACGATATCGGCGCGGCTTTCTATTGTCGGCGTGCTGAGGTTATCCCACCAGAGCGAGTCTGCCTCTGCTGCCAACCGTGGCAAGGCGACGTCAAGCACGCGGGTCGACAGCAGGTTGTCGAAGAAGGCATCACCGAGTTCGTCGTGCATGGCGCAAAAGGTCAGTTGGTACACTAGTTGGTTGAACAACGTGGCGCTGGTCGAGTCGAGTGAGTGGTCGCCTTTCCAGGCCGCCAACTGTTCGAGCAGCGCGCGCTCTTCCGGTGCCGTCACTACCTCACGCAACAACGTCAGCAGCGGCGCGAGCAAGCGTGGACCGTAGCCAGTGGCGGTGTCGAGTTGCAGCGCCTGACTGTTGTCCAGATTCCACTTCACCGAGTTGTCGGCCAACTGTTGGTCGAGACGCTGGCCTCGGTCCGGCAAATTGTAGTAGCCGGGAATTTCCATAGCCGTCGGCGAAACTGGCTGGAAATTGGCGGAGACAATATAGCCACGTGCCGGGTTCTCTTCCTGCGGGTTGTCACTGAATGGATAGAAGCCGTTCTTGTTCGCCTCGGCGGTGCTGCCGTCGAGAATGAAATTCGGGTTCGCCCCGGCCGGGCGTTTGGGCAGTTGCGCGGCCGCCCACCAGCCGATATCCCCTTTGGCATTCGCCCAGACTAAGTTGAGGCCAGGGGCCTGGATTTTCGCTGCGGCGCTGCGCATCTTCGCCAGACTATCGGCGCGATTGATTTGGTAAAAACCGTCGAGCAGCGGGTTCTGGGTTTCGAGGAAGGCCCACCACATAGCAATCGGGGTATTGCCGCCGCTGACGCCAAGGGCGTCGTTGATGATCGGACCGTGGGGCGACTGGCGTAGGGTTAGTTTGACTGGGGCCTCGCCTTTAACGCGGATTTCCTGCTCGGTGGTTTTCAGGTCGACCCACTGGCCATTAAACCAGACCTGATTGGCGTTGGCGGGGTTGACTTTCTCGGCGATCAGATCGAGGTCATCGTTCTGGAACATAGTCATGCTCCAGCCGAAATCCAGGTTATGCCCGAGCGAGGCAAAGGGATTGAGCGCCTGATGGTGACCGTACAGCTCGAAGCCCGGCGCAGACAACTGCGCCTCGTACCAAACCGCTGGGACGGCGAAACGAATATGCGGGTCGCCAGCCAGCAGAGGCTTGCCGCTTTGGCTGCGATTTCCGGCGATGACCCAGGCATTGCTGCCCTCGAACTGCGGGAGGCCAGCCTCGACCAACGCCTGCTGGCTGATCCGGGCGATAGCGTTGAGGTCCTTCCAGTCGCTGGTCGCCAGGTTGACTTGACCGACGACGCCTTGTGGGTGCCAGTCGAGATCAAACACTTTCAGATAGTTGGCGCCCAGTTTATCGCGCACATAGGTCAATACCGGTTCGGTGCGAAAAGCCGCGGCAAAGCTGTAGGCCATGTAACCCACTACGCTGACGCTGTCTTCCGCGGTGAAGGGACGCGACTCAATCCCCAACAGGTCAAACTCTACAGGTTTGGCGTGACTGGCCTGGTATTGGTTGATGCCATCCAGATAGGCCTCCAGGGCTCGCCAGGAAGATGACTGCTTGTCGATCCCGGTTACGTATGCGTCGGCATGCTCGCGGATGCGCAAAGTGCGGAACAGCCGATCAGTCTCGAGCAACTTGGGCCCGAGCACTTCCGCCAGTTCGCCACGCGCCAGACGGCGGAGCATTTCCATCTGGAACAGGCGATCTTGAGCATGTACATAGCCCTGCGCACGGTACATATCGGTTTCGTTCTGAGCCTTGATATGTGGTACGCCGCGTTCGTCGTAACGCACGTTGACCGCCTTCTGAAGATTCGCGATCTGCGCTTGACCGTCTCGGACCGGCTGCTTGCTGTGGACATACCAGGTCCCGCCGGCAGCCACAGCAGTAATCACCACTGCGAGTACAGTTAGGGTGCGTTTCATCGAGTTTTCCTTATTCTTATTGAGCGTGGGCATGCGCAGCAATTGAAAGCGCCCTGCATTCTGCGCAGCCTGGCGCACTGCAACATTGACCGGACACTCGAATCTTGGAAGTATTCGGTCAATAACGGAGTAATCAATGAACTTAGAACAGGCCAGTCACAGCCCTGCGGCGCTGACCCACTCCCCGACCTTGCGACGCTTGTTGTACGAGGCACTGGCCAGCTTGCAACTGGACCCCACCGTCACCTACCGCCGCGCTTACCAAGGTGTGCCGCTGCCTCCTCTCTTGTTAAGCGAGCGGCAGGAGCACGACAACGCGCCATTGTTCTGGCAGGCACTGGCCGGACTGACGGGGGATGTGGACATTGGCCTGCACTTGGGCGAAGTGATGAAGCCACGGCCGCTGGATGTAGTGGGCTACCTTCTGCTCGCCAGTCGAGACATGCGTGAGGCGGTACTGTGCTTTGTGCGCTATCAGCACATTCTCTCTGGCGGTTTTGCTGCGCGCCTGGAGGACGATGGCGAATCTGTACGCCTAGTGCTGGACCTGAACTATCGCGGATATGGCTCGCTACGCCAGCAGATGGAATGCCTGGCGCTGGTACTGATCAAGATGCTCGGCAGCGTCAGCGACGGTGAGTTTGCGCTGCTGGGCATCGACTTCCGCCATCCGGCGCCCAGACGGCTCAGTGAGCATCAGCGCTTGTTCGGTCTGACTCCACGCTTCGGGCAAGCACATGACGCGTTGATCTTCCCGCGCGTGCTGCTCGCGCGGCCGTCGCGTAGTGCCAATCCTCGAATGTTTACCTTGCTCAGTCAGCAGGCGGAACTGGAGTTGGCGGAGTTATCGGAGAACCAACTGTTCAACCGGGTACGCTATTGGCTGACAGGTAATCTTGGGCAACAGGGCTGTAATTTGAAAGCCTGCGCCGTGGCGCTGGATTTGAGCGGCAGCGCCTTGCAGCGTAGCTTGGCAACCCAGGGCAGCAGCTTCCGCGCCTTGCATGAGGAAGTGCGTCGACTGCGCGCGCTGGAACTACTGGATACGGGCCAGGCGATCCGCGAAGTGGCTCGCGCCTGCGGCTTTGCCGAGCTGTCACCGTTCTATCGGGCATTCCGTCGTTGGTTTGGTTGTACCCCACAGGCCTATCGGGTCCGTTGCACAATAGTTGAAGGCTGAAGAACCAAGTTGATGCTGGGCTTGACCGCTAGTGTAAGTGTACGGGGAAGGTTCTTATCTGTAATTGTTCATGAGTAGCGCCAACTTTAGTCGGCACCACCCAATGCTCTTCCTGGCGCTGATGAGGCGATGAACTCTTCCATACTCATAAGAACAATATCCATGCTCTCAACCCGCCTCCGCCCATGCCTGCTGTGCTTAATACTGAAATTTTTGTCGCCTCGTGTGCTGATCCCCTTCAGTTGGACCTCCCACCGGTGCTGTCCTGCTTGAATACCAAACTGATGGAGGCTGCGAATTTTCGACCGCATCCGAACTGTTTGCCATCGCCTATTTCGACAGCTAGCAGGCCGGCAGTGATCTGGCTGACGCCGGGCATACTCAGAGGATGACTGCCCATATCATCGTCAACCAGTTGGCCAGCCATCTCTTTAGCCAACTGCGTGATTTACTTATCCAGATAAGCAAACAGCCAGGTGCTCATGCTTGTAAACGAGCGACAGTTCAGCGCCTGGAAATCCCGAATGTATTGAATCGGGAGTTCGTTGTCCCAGCGTCGACACGTTGGCCAGTTGCATGCGCATGTTTGGCACCAGACTGATTTGCTCCTGACCGACGCCAATCGTGACCTGCAAGCCGTCAAATATGTCTTGCTTGGCAGCGATGGCAATGGCCATCAGGCCCGACGCGCACTGGCGGTTGATCGTCTGCCCGCTTACCGACGTGGGCAAGCCTGACGCCAAGGCCGACAGACGCGCCGGGTTGATTGCCGCAGTGCCGCTCTGCATGGCCGTACCCAGCACCAGATCTTCGATCTAGACCCGGCTCAATGCCAGCACGCTCGACTGCTGCTCGAATAGCAATGGCCGTCATACTGGGCGTCTTGAGGTCATTGAATGCGCCACGCATTGCCTTGGCGATCGGCGTGCGCGCGGTGGAAACAATCACAGCGTCTTTCACGGTTCAAGTTCCTTGTTTTTAGAAGGCAAGCACTCGCTGACCAGCTCACTCAGTGCCAGGCGCAGACGTTCGGGAATCGGCGCCGGGCGACGTTGAAGACGGTCAACAAACACATGCACGAAACGCCCGGTCGCACAGGCCAATGCCTGGCCTTCACGGAATACCGCGAGCTGATAATGCACTGAGCTGTTACCCAATCTGCTCACCGCCAGCGCCACCTCGATGAGCTCCGGGAACGCGATCGGCATGTGGTAATCGCAACCGGAGCTCACCACCAGGCCGATAACCGGACCATCATGAATATCCAGTCCGCCGTGCTCGATCAGCACGCGGTTCACGGCGCTGTCGAAGAAACCGTAAAAGACCACATTGTTGACGTGTCCATACACGTCGTTGTCGTGCCAACGGGTGGTGATTATAGTGAAGTGCCGATAGCTGACGCGCTGCCTGAGGTCGGTCATCAGTAAGCCGCTTCATAGATGGCCAACGCGTCGC includes these proteins:
- a CDS encoding AraC family transcriptional regulator yields the protein MNLEQASHSPAALTHSPTLRRLLYEALASLQLDPTVTYRRAYQGVPLPPLLLSERQEHDNAPLFWQALAGLTGDVDIGLHLGEVMKPRPLDVVGYLLLASRDMREAVLCFVRYQHILSGGFAARLEDDGESVRLVLDLNYRGYGSLRQQMECLALVLIKMLGSVSDGEFALLGIDFRHPAPRRLSEHQRLFGLTPRFGQAHDALIFPRVLLARPSRSANPRMFTLLSQQAELELAELSENQLFNRVRYWLTGNLGQQGCNLKACAVALDLSGSALQRSLATQGSSFRALHEEVRRLRALELLDTGQAIREVARACGFAELSPFYRAFRRWFGCTPQAYRVRCTIVEG
- a CDS encoding thioesterase family protein; this encodes MTDLRQRVSYRHFTIITTRWHDNDVYGHVNNVVFYGFFDSAVNRVLIEHGGLDIHDGPVIGLVVSSGCDYHMPIAFPELIEVALAVSRLGNSSVHYQLAVFREGQALACATGRFVHVFVDRLQRRPAPIPERLRLALSELVSECLPSKNKELEP